CTACGGCCGCATGACCGGCGCTCTCCTGGCCCGCGCCCACTCCCACAGCGCCGACCCCCGCCTGATCTCCGGCTACTGCGGCAAGAACGACGAACTCGACGAGGCCATCGCCACCTTCGCGGTGACGTACGCGGAGCGGACGGAGGCGGACCACGCGGAACTGGTGGCGGGGATCCGGTCGGGGAGGGTGGCGGCGGAAACGGGGGTGTGAGGAGGCCGGCGCACTGGGCGGGCGTGGCCCTCCCCACTCAGGGGCGCGGGGAACTGCGCGACCAGCCCCCACCCACCCGCACCCGCCCGACAACCCGCGCCGGCACATCCGATGGCGCCCGGCCCGGCCCGGCGCAGCTACGCTGTTCGGATGACGTCCCCGGAAGCCGACCCTCAGGGCACAGACGCCGCAGGCACCGCGCGGCTGGAGCGTGCCGTACGGGCCGCCGAGCAGGCGCTCATCGAGTACGAGATCGCGGTGGACACCTTCCGCATCGAGGTGGAGAACTTCTCCCGCCTGCACCACCAGAAGCTCGGCCCCATGTACACCCGCCTCGACGAGCTGGACGCACAGATCGCGGAGATCCGGGCCGCCCGCACCGGCGATCCCGAGGACCTGCGCAAGGCGGACGAGGCCCGTGCCCGGGTGATGCCGATGCCCGGCGTCGAAGAGTTGTTCCACGGCTGGATGGACGGGGAGGGCCTGTTCCCCGAGGCCGAGGCGATGCTCACGGACCAGCCGGTGCGGCCCCCGCAGCGGGTGCGCCCCAGTGACGAGGCCCGCAAGCTCTACCGCGAGCTCGCCCGTAAGGCCCACCCGGACCTCGCCCAGGACGAAACCGAACGGGCGCGGCGCGAGGAGTTCATCACCCGGGTCAACGCGGCCTACTCCCGTGGGGACGAGCCCCTCCTGCGGGAACTGGCCGAGGAATGGGCCGCCGGGCCGAAGCCCCCGGAGCAGGGGCCCACCCCCAGCGAGGAGCTCTACGCCCGTCTCGAATGGCTCGCCCAGCGCAAGGAACTGCTCTCCGTGGTCGCGCGGGAGCTGGAGGAGAGCGCGATCGGCTCGATGCTCCGGATGGCACCGGACGACCCGGACCGCCTCCTGGAGGAGATCGCCGAGAAGCTCCTGGCCGACGTCTCCACACGCG
This portion of the Streptomyces canus genome encodes:
- a CDS encoding J domain-containing protein, encoding MTSPEADPQGTDAAGTARLERAVRAAEQALIEYEIAVDTFRIEVENFSRLHHQKLGPMYTRLDELDAQIAEIRAARTGDPEDLRKADEARARVMPMPGVEELFHGWMDGEGLFPEAEAMLTDQPVRPPQRVRPSDEARKLYRELARKAHPDLAQDETERARREEFITRVNAAYSRGDEPLLRELAEEWAAGPKPPEQGPTPSEELYARLEWLAQRKELLSVVARELEESAIGSMLRMAPDDPDRLLEEIAEKLLADVSTREAELAELLTQD